From Chthoniobacterales bacterium:
GAATAGATGTTGCCTTTCGTCCCCAAGACGAATAGTTGGGTTGGGGTATGAAAAATCTCCGTCGCTCCCTCCGGGGCTTCACCCTCATCGAACTTCTTGTCGTCATTTCAATCATAGCCATTCTGGCATCGTTGGCAGTTCCTGCCGTCTCGAGCGCACTGGTGCGCGGACAGATGACACAAACACTGAACAACGGCCGCCAACTGACCCTGGCTACTCAAACAATGTCGATCGATACGACGACGGCAGGCAGCGGTGCTTCTTGGACCATGAATGCCAGCAATACCGTGCAGACTGTCCCCACATTCAGTCAGGCTCTGACGGATGGCAAATATCTCACAGGTGCTGATCTCCAAAAAATT
This genomic window contains:
- a CDS encoding prepilin-type N-terminal cleavage/methylation domain-containing protein — protein: MKNLRRSLRGFTLIELLVVISIIAILASLAVPAVSSALVRGQMTQTLNNGRQLTLATQTMSIDTTTAGSGASWTMNASNTVQTVPTFSQALTDGKYLTGADLQKIYAAPGVIVANTNFTATGIAFKIMQTTESSPSDQPFVITKNWGASGLTTNAPYGDKGFVVFRKGGDGGVYNRPTDVTNSSVVSTNYNNLTPLN